The Bradyrhizobium sp. LLZ17 genomic sequence CTTGCCCGCGACCTCAAAAGACCCAAGCAACTCGGGATCGACCGAGAGATGCGCGCGGCCGTTGGCGCGGACCGCGTTGCCGGAGCCGGGGATCAGGAACATCAGCGACACGCGCGGGTCGCGCACGATGTTGCGCAAGGAATCGACCCGGTTGTTGCCGCGGCGATCCGGCAGCATCAGCGTGTTCGGGTCGTGGACGCGGACGAAGCCGGGCAGATCGCCGCGCGGCGAGCAGTCGATGCCCTCCGGCCCGATGGTGGCGAGCGCCGCGAACGGCGCCTTCTCGATGAAGATGCGATAGAGCGGGGTCACGTGGTCGGCGACTTTCACGGTCGAGGCATCACCGACGGCGCCGTAGATGGCCTCTAACTGCTCGACCGTTTCGATCACCGACATTCCAAACCCCTTGTTGCGCCGGCTAGTCCTGCCAGCCTTCGTTCCTGATCACGCGCACGAGCTGGCGGCCGTGGTACTCGGCGCTGCCGGCATTGAGGATGGTGACATCGGCGTGAGCTGTCGCGTCCTCAACGCTGCGGGCGAGGCGATCGGCGATGTTGCCGTCGCTATGCCGCGACCGCGCCGCCAGCCGCTGCGCCAGCACCTCCGGCGGCGCGGCGATCGCGACCACGACGACGTTGGCGTAGGCCTCGCGCAGCGCGCCGATCACCGTGCGCGAAACGTTGGCGACGACGGCGCGGCCGGCGCGGATATCGTCGTTGATCTCGAGCGGGAGCGCGTAGCAGTGCCCGTGCGCCTCCCAATGCACGGCGAAATCGCTATGCTCGCGCGCGCTACGGAATTCGCCCTCGCTCACTGCAATATTGTCCTCGTCGGCCGAGGATCGCGCGTGACAACACGGCGCGGGAAGACGATATCGCGATCGTCGGCGCAGGCGGTCTGCGCCAGCCGCAGCAAGGTGTCCTTGCCGGCGCCGCTGGGGCCGACCACGAGCACGAGCCGGCCGGGCCCGATCCCGCCCGCCTCACCCTCGGCCGTGGTCGCGGTTTCGCTCACGCGACGCGGCCCCCTTCGCGCCAGACGCTGCGGACGACGGGGACGTGGCCTGCGATATGCACACGGATCAAATCGGCGCGTTTGCCGAGCGCGATTTCGCCGCGATCGGACAGCCCGACCGCTTCAGCCGGGGTCTTCGTCACCGTGCGGATCGCCGCTGGCAGACCGATGGCGGGGACGTGCTCCGGCAATTGCAGCGCGCCCATCAAGAGGCTGGAGGGGATGTAGTCGGACGACAGGATGTCCAGCAGGCCTTCGCGGGCGAGATCGACCGCGGCGATGTTGCCGGAATGCGAGCCGCCGCGAACGACATTCGGCGCGCCCATGAGGATGTCGATGCCGGCCTGGTGCAGGCCCCGCGCGGCCTCCAGCGTGGTCGGAAATTCCGCCACCGAGATGCGGTCGCGGACGGCGTCGGCGACGTTCTCCTCGGTGGTGTCGTCATGGCTCGCCAGCGGAATATTGTGCCCATGCGCCAGCGCCACGATCTGGCGCATGTTGGTCGCAGCATATGCTTTCTGATATTCGAAGCGTTTCGCGAACAATTCGTCGAGCTCGGCATCGGTCTTGCCACCGCCCTTGCCGCGGTAATAGTCGCGCAGCTTGACCTCGTCGCGGAACTGGCGCTGGCCGGGGGTGTGGTCCATCAGCGACATCAGCCGCACGTCGGGACGGCCGACCAGCTCCTTGGCCTCCTCGACCACGCTCGGCATCGGGATTTCGCAGCGCAGGTGAAGGAAATGGTCTGCGCGCAGCAGATCAGCATCACGCGCGGTCGTGATCGCTGCGGCGAGCACGCCGGCGCGTCCATCAACTTCTTCGGCGCCGTCCTCGCGCCAGACCCGGAGCGAGTCGAACACCGTGGTGATGCCTGACGTGGCGAGCTGGCCGTCATAGGAGACAACGGCTGCGACCGGGTTCCAGAACACTTTTGGCCGCGGCACGTAATGCGCTTCGAGATGATCGGTGTGGAGCTCGATCAGGCCGGGCATGATCAGGTCGCCGGCGGCATCCTCGGCACCTGCGGGCGCCCTGCCCTCGCCAATCTCGGCGATGCGTCCATCCGCAAGCGCAAGCCAACCCTGCTCGATCACCCGGTCAGCCAGTACGATCCTGGCATTGGCGATCACGATGTCCTTTGGCTTGGCGTTCATTTCCATGTCCTTCAGGCCGCAGCGGCGAAGCTGGTGACGTCGATGACGCGGTCGGCGATCAGATGGCGGATTTCGTCGTCGTGGACAATGGCGACCATGGCGACACCCTGGCGCTTCTTCTCCGCGATCAGCTCGACCACGACGGCGCGGTTGGCGGCATCGAGCGACGCCGTGGGTTCGTCGAGCAGCAGGATCGGCAGCTCCGGGATGAAGCCGCGCGCGATGTTGACGCGCTGCTGCTCACCGCCGGAGAAGGTCGCGGGCGGAAGCTGCCAGAGCCGCTCGGGAATGTTGAGCCGATGCAGCAGTTCACCCGCGCGCGCCTGCGCATCGGCTCGGGCCACACCGTTGACGATGAGAGGCTCGGCGACAACGTCGATGGTCGCAACCCGGGGCACCGCGCGCAGGAACTGGCTGACATAGCCGATGGTGGCCCGGCGGACGTTGAGGACCTGCCGCGGCTCGGCGGTGGCGAGGTCGATCAGCGCGCCGCGATGACGAATGCCGATGCGGCCGGAGTCGCAGCGATAATTGCCGAAAATCATCTTCAGGATCGACGACTTGCCGGCACCGGATGGGCCGGACAGCACGACGCATTCGCCCGGGTTGACTTCAAAGGTCACCCCCCTCACCACCGGCAATTCGATGCCGCCTTGCAGGTGCATCGTGAAGGTCTTTTTCGCATTGGCGATGTCGATCATTGCGGGACTGGTCATCGGAACACTCATGCCGGCAGAATCGAGGAGACCAGGAGCTGCGTATAGGGCTCGCGGGGATCGTCGAGCACCTGGTCGGTGAGGCCGGTCTCGATGACGCGGCCGTCCTTCATCACCATCACACGATGCGACAGCAACCGCGCGACCGCGAGATCATGGGTGACGATGACGACGGCGAGATGCAATTCGGCAACGAGATTGCGCAGCAGGTCAAGCAGGCGCGCCTGCACGGACACATCGAGCCCGCCGGTCGGCTCGTCCATGAACACCAGCCGCGGCTCGGTGACGAGATTGCGGGCGATCTGCAGGCGCTGGCGCATGCCGCCGGAATAGTTACGCGGCGCATCGTCGATGCGCGCTGTGTCGATCTCGACCCGCGTGAGCCAGTCCGACGCCGTGTCACGGATACGACCGTAATGATTCCAGCCCACCGCCATCAGCCGCTCGCCGACATTGGCGCCGGCCGACACCGCCATGCGCAGGCCCTGCGCGGGATCCTGGTGCACGAAACCCCAATCGGTACGGAACAGGAAGCGGCGCTCGGCTTCGCCGAGCGTGGCAAGATCGCGGGTGACGCCGTCGCGCATCCGATAGAACACCTGCCCGCCGCTGGCGGCGAGCTGGCCGGACAGCAGCTGTAGCAGCGTCGACTTGCCCGAGCCGGATTCGCCGACGATCGCCAGCACTTCACCGGGAAACAGCGAGAATGAGACATCGCGGCACGCGGCGATGCGGCCGTAGGATTTGCTGAGCGATTCTGCGACCAGCAACGGCTCGTCGTTCTCGCGCATGTCGAGATCAGCCATGTGAGCCCGCCTTCTCCTTGTACGGCGCGGCGCTGAGGCTGCCGTGATGGCCGGCGGCCTGACGGCCTTCGCAATAATCGGTGTCGGAGCACACGAACATGCGGCTGCCCTTGTCGTCGGTCACGATCTCGTCGAGATAGGAATTCTCGGCACCGCACAGCGCGCAAGGCGCGTTGAACCGATACGGCTCGAAGGGATGATCCTCGAAATCGAGCGACACCACCTGCGTATAGGGCGGGATCGCATAGATGCGCTTCTCGCGGCCCGCGCCGAACAGTTGCAGCGCCGGGCAATTGTCCATCTTGGGGTTGTCGAATTTCGGCGTCGGCGACGGATCCATCACATAGCGCGCGTTCACCTTCACCGGATAGGCGTAGGCGGTCGCGATGTGGCCGAAGCGGGCGATGTCCTCGTAGAGCTTGACATGCATCAGGCCATATTCGGCGAGCGCGTGCATCCGCCGCGTCTCGGTCTCGCGCGGCTCCAGGAAACGCAGCGGCTCCGGGATCGGCACCTGATAGACCAGCACCTGGTTCGCGTGCAGCGCCGTCTCCGGAATGCGGTGACGGGTCTGGATCACGGTGGCCTCCTCGGTCGCCGTGGTCGTAGCGACACCCGCGGTCTTGGCGAAGAATTTGCGGATCGAGATCGCGTTCGTCGTGTCGTCGGAGCCCTGGTCAATGACCTTCAGCACATCCTGGGGCCCGAGGATCGCGGCGGTGACCTGCACGCCGCCGGTGCCCCAGCCATAGGGCATCGGCATTTCGCGGCTGGCGAACGGCACCTGATAACCGGGGATCGCGATCGCCTTGAGGATCGCGCGGCGGATCATCCGCTTGGTCTGTTCGTCGAGATAGGCAAAATTGTAGGCGGGCGCGTTCATTCCGCGGCCTCCTTCATCGCATCGGGCGCATTGGCGTCGGCGAATTCCTGGCGCAGCTTGCGCAACAGGCCGAGCTCGGATTGGAAGTCGACATAATGCGGCAGCTTGAGATGCTCGACGAAGCCGGTCGCCTGGACGTTGTCCGAATGCGACATCACGAATTCTTCGTCCTGTGCCGGGGCGAGCGCCTCCTCGCCGAGTTCGCGGGCGCGCAGCGCGCGATCGACCAGCGCCATCGACATGGTCTTGCGCTCGCTCTGGCCGAAGGCGAGGCCATAACCGCGGGTGAAGCACGGGGCTTCCGTGGCCGAGCCCTTGAACTGATTGACCATCTGGCACTCGGTGAGCTCGATGGAGCCGAGCGGCACGGCGAAGCCGACGTCTTCGGCCGAAAACTCGACCTCGACCTCGCCGAAGCGGATCTCGCCGGCAAAGGGATGATTACGGCCATAGCCGCGCTGGGTGGAATAGCCCATCGCCAGCAGGAAGCCTTCGTCACCGCGCGCGAGATTTTGCAGGCGCAGGTCGCGGTCTGCCGGAAAGTTCAGCGGCTCCCGGGTGAGATCGCCGACGCTGGCGCCGTCTTCGGCTTGCGGCGAGGACTCGATCAGCCCGTCGCGACCGAGAATATCGGTCACGCGCGGCGTCGGTGCGCTCGAGGCTTCGACGGATGCCGGCACCTCGGGCACGAATCCCTCGGCGAGCGAGGGATCAAGCAGGCGGTGCGTATAGTCGAAGGTCGGTCCGAGGATCTGGCCGCCGGGAATGTCCTTGAAGGTCGAGGACACCCGCCGCTGCACCCGCATCGCACCGGTGTCGACCGGCTCGCTGGCGCCGAAGCGCGGCAAGGTGGCGCGGAAGGCGCGAACCAGGAAGATCGCCTCGATCAGATCGCCGCGCGCCTGCTTGATCGCGAGCGCCGCGAGCTCGCGATCATAGAGCGAGCCCTCGCTCATGACGCGGTCCACGGCGAGGCCGAGCTGCTCCGAGATCTGGTCGAGCGTGATTTCCGCAACGCTTCTGTCGCCACGCCGCGCGTTCGCCAAAAGGCGGTGGGCGTTCTCGATGGCGCGTTCGCCGCCTTTGACTGCGACATACATGCTTCAGCTTCCCTTGTTCGCGACACGCGTGGTGCGCGGGATCGCAACCACGGCGTCGTCCGCGACCAGCACCACATCGATGCCGCGCGGAAACAGCGCCTCGTTGAGGCGCAGCCGTTCGAAAAGATCGGCGGGCTTGATCGTCGCCTGGAGCGTTGCGACACCATCGATCCCAGGGCCGCGCAGCTCGAAGCTGCGGCCGGCATCCAGGCAGTCGACCTGGAGGATCAATGTGGTGGACCTGTCAGGATATTCGTTGCTACCGAGCGCGAAGCGCTCCAGCGCTGGAAGCAAATTGCCATCGCTGATCAACGCGAAGCTCGCGATCGAAGAATCCTGGATCACCGGCGCGCCGGTGTGGAATTTCAGCCATTTCACCAATTCGGGGCTTTCCGTCATCCGTGCATCGAGCCAGAGCGGCGTATCGTGATCGAACAGCGTTAGCGCGATCGCGGCGGTGCCGCGCATCATCGGCCCGGGTGTTCCCGCCATCGGCACGATGCGCTGGACCGAACCCGGCCGCGCCATCGCGTCCATGACCGAGCGAAAGGTCGACTGCGCCGACAAGACCTTGTCGACGAAACCCGGCGGCAGTTCCGCAATCGTGGTCATCGCTTCACCCCTCACCGCGCACCATGGTGTAGAAATCAACCTTTGTCGCGGCGGTCTCTTCCGCCGCCCGCTTGCGCCGGATCATAAGCTGCTCACGCAACGGCGCGATAACGTCCTGCTCGACGGCCGCGCTAAAATCCCGTGACTGCGCCAGCGCGTCGCACAGCGCGATCAGCCGCGCCTTGTCGCCATCGCGCCCGAGCGTATAGCCGAACCCGACCTCACCGCTCGCAAGCCGCACCGCGGCGCGCGACACCGTCGCCTCGCCGAGGTTGAACGGCGCACCGTCGCCGCCAACCCTGCCTCGCAGCATGACGAGGCCGTTTTCGGGCTCGCGCAGATCCTCATGGCTGGGCAGGGCGAGGCTGCGGAGGCGAGCGGCGATCGCGCCCGCCTCCGCGTGCGCCAGCACGGCCATCGCGGCCTTGCGCCGGGCTTGCTGATTATCGTGCTGGGTCACCGATCTCACCGAACTTGCCGAATTCAAGTTGTCTATGATACTAGACAACTTGATACGGAAGCGCCATGACTGTTTCGTGACAAAGCCGTGATTTTCGGGCTAGGCTGACCGGCGATATGAGCATGCAGGACACCGCCTCTTCAGGCGTCGCGTTGTGGCGCCTCGTTGCCGACGGCATCGAGCGCGGCATCGCCGACGGCCGCTTCGCCGCGGGCGACAAGCTGCCCGGCGAGATGGAAATCGCCGAAACCTATCGCGTCAATCGCCACACCGTGCGGCGCGCGCTCGCGGCCCTTGCCGAGCGCGGCCTGGTGCGTGCCGAACGCGGTAGCGGAACCTATGTCGAGGCGCAGCGCCTCGCTTATCCCTTGCGCTCACGCACGCGGTTTTCCGAGATCGTCGGCGCCGGCGGCCGCGAGCCGCGCGGCCAGTTGATCGAGGCCTCCGACGACGTCGCAACCCGCGAGCTTGCGCGCGAGCTGGGCTTGAAGGTCGGCGCGCCGCTGGTCCGGATCGAAGCGATTCGCTTGGCCGACCGCACGCCGATCTGCGTCTCCACCACATGGCTGTCGGCAGAGTTGTTTCCGGGCGCAGGCAGCGTCTTCGCCGCGACGCGCTCGATGACCAAGCTGCTCGCGCATTACGGTGTGCGCGACTATCGCCGCGGCGCGACCCGGATCACGGCCGGCATCGTCGATGCCACCGATGCCGCGCGGCTCGATCTGCCGCTCGGTCGGCCCATCCTGGTGGTCGATGCCACCGACCACGATCTCGACAACAAGCCGCTGGTGACCAAGCATTCGCGCTTCGTGGCGGAACGGGTGGAGTTCCTGGTAGACAACGGGTGAACGAGTGCCAAGCGCGCGGTGCACCTCTCCCCTTGTGGGAGAGGTCGGATCGCATCGCAAGATGCGATCCGGGTGAGGGGTCTCTCTCCGCGGGTGAATCTCTTGCAGCTGAATTGCGGAAGCAACCCTCATCCGGCGCTTCGCGCCACCTTCTCCCACAAGGGGAGAAGGGAGGAAAGAATCGTAGTGTGGGCAAAGGCGCACTTGCGCCGTGCCCACCATCTCTCCCCGATGTCTAAACGAACGTGGTGGGCACGCTTCCGCCTTCGCTCTCCGAGCTACGGCGGACAAGTCGCTTTGCCCACCCTACGGCAGCTGCGATCAGGCGACAGCCCTTCGTCCAATGATGGCGAAGCGAAGTTTGCCGGAAATGAAATCGATCGCGGCGACGGCGACCAGAATCATCAGGATCAGGAACGACACCTTCTGCCATTCCAGCACGCGGATCTGCTCGGCGAGCTGGAGCCCGATGCCGCCGGCACCGACGATGCCGATGATGGTGGCGGAGCGCGTGTTGGATTCGATGAAATAGAGCACCTGACCGGCAATCACGGGCAAAGCCTGCGGCAGCAGCCCGAAGCGGATCTCGTGCAAGGCGCTGCCGCCGGAAGCGCGAATGCCTTCGACCTGCTTCTGGTCGGCGCCCTCGATCGCCTCGGAGAACAGCTTACCGAAGGCGCCGAAATCCGACACCGCGATGGCGAGCACACCGGCGAACGGACCAAGCCCGACGACATTGATCCACACTAGCGCCCAGATCAGCGTATCGACGCCCCGGATCGAATCGAGGAAGCGGCGGACCGGGAATCGCAGCACCATTGACGGCACGACGTTGCGCGCGGCAAGCAGGCTGACCGGAAGCGCGAACAGCGCCGCCAGCGTGGTGCCAAGCAGCGCGATGGAGAGCGTCTCGCCCATCGCCTTCAGATAGAGCGGCAGCGACGAGCCGGGATCGGGCGGGATCATCATCATGCTGATCCAGCCGAGCTGGCTGAGGCCGTTGAAGAGCCGTGACGGCGAGAAATCGAGATCGACCAGGCCATAGATGAAAATGGCGAGCGCTGCGACGATCATGGCCGGCGTCGCGAGCCGCGCCGAGGCCGGCCGCTCGAACAGATCGGGATAGCGCGCGCGCATCTGCGCGGTGTCGACTTCGGACGGCTTGCTCACGTCCGCGCCTCCTTGCCGAACAACCGGCCGCGCACCCAGCCGGTCGTGATGTCGATCAGGAAGACCGTGACGATGATGGTGACGAGAATGGCGCTGACGTCGGAGTAGTAGAACTTGCGGATCGCGACGATGAGCTCCTGCCCGATACCGCCGGCGCCGACGAAGCCCATCACCGAGGCCTCACGCACATTGATCTCGAAGCGGAGCAGCGCGTAGCTGGCATAGCCCGCCGAGACCTGCGGCAGGATCGCAAAACGCATGCACGAGACCCAGCTCGCACCGGTCGAGCGGATGCCTTCAACTGGCTTCATGTCGGCATTTTCGACAAGCTCTGCGAACTGTTTGCCGAGCGCGCCGGTGGTATGGATGGCGATGGCGAGAACGCCGGCCATCGGGCCTAAGCCGAAGGCGATCACGAAGATAAGCGCGAAGACGATGCCAGGCACGGTGCGGGCGAATTCCAGCAGCCGGCGCACCGTGAATCGCAGCCAGGACGACGGCGAGGTGTTTTCGGCCGCGAAGAAATTCAGGCACAGCGCGAACATCGCGCCGATCAGCGTGCCGACATAGCTGATCAGCAGCGTCTCGCCCAGCATCTTCAGCCATTTGTGCCAGCCCCAGAACCATTCGGCGAAATCGGTCCAGACCCGCTGGCCATTGTCGAGCGTGAGAATGCGGTCGAAATAGCTGATGAAATGGCCGAAATAGCTGAAGAGGGTGCGCAGATTAACCTCGGCGCCGATCGAGGCCACGATCAGCGCAGCGACGAACAGCCCGGCACCTGCCAGCACCCGGAGACGCTTGCGCGCAACAGCGTGGCGGTAGGCCGCGTTCAGCACCGCGAGCTGCTGTTCGGGGAGAAGCGAAACGGCGAGCGTCATATGCTGGGCGGTCCATCAAGAAAAAGAGCCGGGTCCATCGACCCGGCTCGAGGCGCATCGTCCCGACGAGCTCAGGACGCCTTCTTGCGGAGATTGTCGACGAACTTAATCAACTCGATGGTCTTGTTGTAATCGTCATTGCCGATCGGCTCCCACGGCTTGTTCTTGCCGTCGGAGAGCTTCTTGAAGGCCTCCGGATCCTTCTGGGATGCGTCGAGGAAGGCCTTCTTGATCGCGGCCTTCATATCGTCCGGCAGATCGCTCAGATAGGCGTAGGGCGAGTTGATGATGAGCTCGGATTTCACGATGATGCGGAAGTCCTCCTTCTTCATCACGGTGCCGTCGGGCGCCTTCACCATGCCCTTGTTGAGCATGCGGGTGAGGTTCGAATCGTCGTCGGCGTTCCACCAATTGGCGGCGACGTCGACCGTGCCCTGCGCCAGCGCCAGGACCGCGTTCTCGTGGCTGCCGGTGAAGAGCACCTTGGAGAAATAGGCGTCGGGGTCGATGCCCATGGCGTTCAGCTTGAAGCGGGGCATGTTGTTCCCCGAGGTCGAGTTCGGATCGACCAGGCCGAGATCTTGCCTTTGAGATCCTCGATCTTCTGGTACGGCGACTTCGCCAGCACGTAGAACACCGAGTAATAGCCCTTCGAGCCGTCGGCATTGACGTCGATCACGAAGGCGTCGGTCTTGACGGCGGTCAGGCGGGCGCGCGCGAACGAGGCCGGGCCGTAATAACCGATGTGAATGTTGCCGGCGCGCTGGCCCTCGATGACGGCCGCATAGTCGTTGGCGACGCGCAGCGTGACCTTCACGCCGAGCTCCTTCGACAGATAGTTGATGAAGGGACCGTAGCGCTCGGTGACGCCCGAGCCGTTCTCGGCCGGAATCACGGCGAAGGTGATCTCCGGATATTTCGTCTTCCAGTCTTCGGCGGAGGCGGATCCGGCAAAGGTCAGTGCGGCGGCGCCGGCAAGAATGAGTCTGCGAGTGATCATGATACCCTCTTCATTGGTTGGGTCGGTTGACGCAAAAACTGATGACAATGATGCGGTGCGGCTCAGGCGGCCGCCGCCGTTCCAAGCGCTGGAATGCTTTCAGGCGCCGGCACGGGCATGCCGCCCATGACGTCGTTGGCCTCGAGATCGTAGAGTTCACGCGCCACATGCTCGGTCAGCGCGGACGGCGCGCCGTCGAACACCACCCGGCCCGCCGCCATGCCGATCAGGCGATCGCAATAGCTGCGCGCCAGATCGAGCGAATGCAAATTGCAGAGCACGGTGATACCGAAATGCTTGTTGATGCGCAAAAG encodes the following:
- a CDS encoding pyridoxamine 5'-phosphate oxidase family protein — protein: MSVIETVEQLEAIYGAVGDASTVKVADHVTPLYRIFIEKAPFAALATIGPEGIDCSPRGDLPGFVRVHDPNTLMLPDRRGNNRVDSLRNIVRDPRVSLMFLIPGSGNAVRANGRAHLSVDPELLGSFEVAGKAPRSVMVMKVEEIYFQCARAIVRSDLWNPDKRIDPKTLPTPGQILAEMSQNKIGGDEYDRIWPERAAATMW
- a CDS encoding alpha-D-ribose 1-methylphosphonate 5-triphosphate diphosphatase — protein: MNAKPKDIVIANARIVLADRVIEQGWLALADGRIAEIGEGRAPAGAEDAAGDLIMPGLIELHTDHLEAHYVPRPKVFWNPVAAVVSYDGQLATSGITTVFDSLRVWREDGAEEVDGRAGVLAAAITTARDADLLRADHFLHLRCEIPMPSVVEEAKELVGRPDVRLMSLMDHTPGQRQFRDEVKLRDYYRGKGGGKTDAELDELFAKRFEYQKAYAATNMRQIVALAHGHNIPLASHDDTTEENVADAVRDRISVAEFPTTLEAARGLHQAGIDILMGAPNVVRGGSHSGNIAAVDLAREGLLDILSSDYIPSSLLMGALQLPEHVPAIGLPAAIRTVTKTPAEAVGLSDRGEIALGKRADLIRVHIAGHVPVVRSVWREGGRVA
- the phnL gene encoding phosphonate C-P lyase system protein PhnL gives rise to the protein MSVPMTSPAMIDIANAKKTFTMHLQGGIELPVVRGVTFEVNPGECVVLSGPSGAGKSSILKMIFGNYRCDSGRIGIRHRGALIDLATAEPRQVLNVRRATIGYVSQFLRAVPRVATIDVVAEPLIVNGVARADAQARAGELLHRLNIPERLWQLPPATFSGGEQQRVNIARGFIPELPILLLDEPTASLDAANRAVVVELIAEKKRQGVAMVAIVHDDEIRHLIADRVIDVTSFAAAA
- the phnK gene encoding phosphonate C-P lyase system protein PhnK, with protein sequence MADLDMRENDEPLLVAESLSKSYGRIAACRDVSFSLFPGEVLAIVGESGSGKSTLLQLLSGQLAASGGQVFYRMRDGVTRDLATLGEAERRFLFRTDWGFVHQDPAQGLRMAVSAGANVGERLMAVGWNHYGRIRDTASDWLTRVEIDTARIDDAPRNYSGGMRQRLQIARNLVTEPRLVFMDEPTGGLDVSVQARLLDLLRNLVAELHLAVVIVTHDLAVARLLSHRVMVMKDGRVIETGLTDQVLDDPREPYTQLLVSSILPA
- a CDS encoding alpha-D-ribose 1-methylphosphonate 5-phosphate C-P-lyase PhnJ, which translates into the protein MNAPAYNFAYLDEQTKRMIRRAILKAIAIPGYQVPFASREMPMPYGWGTGGVQVTAAILGPQDVLKVIDQGSDDTTNAISIRKFFAKTAGVATTTATEEATVIQTRHRIPETALHANQVLVYQVPIPEPLRFLEPRETETRRMHALAEYGLMHVKLYEDIARFGHIATAYAYPVKVNARYVMDPSPTPKFDNPKMDNCPALQLFGAGREKRIYAIPPYTQVVSLDFEDHPFEPYRFNAPCALCGAENSYLDEIVTDDKGSRMFVCSDTDYCEGRQAAGHHGSLSAAPYKEKAGSHG
- a CDS encoding carbon-phosphorus lyase complex subunit PhnI produces the protein MYVAVKGGERAIENAHRLLANARRGDRSVAEITLDQISEQLGLAVDRVMSEGSLYDRELAALAIKQARGDLIEAIFLVRAFRATLPRFGASEPVDTGAMRVQRRVSSTFKDIPGGQILGPTFDYTHRLLDPSLAEGFVPEVPASVEASSAPTPRVTDILGRDGLIESSPQAEDGASVGDLTREPLNFPADRDLRLQNLARGDEGFLLAMGYSTQRGYGRNHPFAGEIRFGEVEVEFSAEDVGFAVPLGSIELTECQMVNQFKGSATEAPCFTRGYGLAFGQSERKTMSMALVDRALRARELGEEALAPAQDEEFVMSHSDNVQATGFVEHLKLPHYVDFQSELGLLRKLRQEFADANAPDAMKEAAE
- the phnH gene encoding phosphonate C-P lyase system protein PhnH, whose translation is MTTIAELPPGFVDKVLSAQSTFRSVMDAMARPGSVQRIVPMAGTPGPMMRGTAAIALTLFDHDTPLWLDARMTESPELVKWLKFHTGAPVIQDSSIASFALISDGNLLPALERFALGSNEYPDRSTTLILQVDCLDAGRSFELRGPGIDGVATLQATIKPADLFERLRLNEALFPRGIDVVLVADDAVVAIPRTTRVANKGS
- the phnG gene encoding phosphonate C-P lyase system protein PhnG; this encodes MAVLAHAEAGAIAARLRSLALPSHEDLREPENGLVMLRGRVGGDGAPFNLGEATVSRAAVRLASGEVGFGYTLGRDGDKARLIALCDALAQSRDFSAAVEQDVIAPLREQLMIRRKRAAEETAATKVDFYTMVRGEG
- the phnF gene encoding phosphonate metabolism transcriptional regulator PhnF; translated protein: MSMQDTASSGVALWRLVADGIERGIADGRFAAGDKLPGEMEIAETYRVNRHTVRRALAALAERGLVRAERGSGTYVEAQRLAYPLRSRTRFSEIVGAGGREPRGQLIEASDDVATRELARELGLKVGAPLVRIEAIRLADRTPICVSTTWLSAELFPGAGSVFAATRSMTKLLAHYGVRDYRRGATRITAGIVDATDAARLDLPLGRPILVVDATDHDLDNKPLVTKHSRFVAERVEFLVDNG
- the phnE gene encoding phosphonate ABC transporter, permease protein PhnE, whose amino-acid sequence is MRARYPDLFERPASARLATPAMIVAALAIFIYGLVDLDFSPSRLFNGLSQLGWISMMMIPPDPGSSLPLYLKAMGETLSIALLGTTLAALFALPVSLLAARNVVPSMVLRFPVRRFLDSIRGVDTLIWALVWINVVGLGPFAGVLAIAVSDFGAFGKLFSEAIEGADQKQVEGIRASGGSALHEIRFGLLPQALPVIAGQVLYFIESNTRSATIIGIVGAGGIGLQLAEQIRVLEWQKVSFLILMILVAVAAIDFISGKLRFAIIGRRAVA
- the phnE gene encoding phosphonate ABC transporter, permease protein PhnE; this translates as MTLAVSLLPEQQLAVLNAAYRHAVARKRLRVLAGAGLFVAALIVASIGAEVNLRTLFSYFGHFISYFDRILTLDNGQRVWTDFAEWFWGWHKWLKMLGETLLISYVGTLIGAMFALCLNFFAAENTSPSSWLRFTVRRLLEFARTVPGIVFALIFVIAFGLGPMAGVLAIAIHTTGALGKQFAELVENADMKPVEGIRSTGASWVSCMRFAILPQVSAGYASYALLRFEINVREASVMGFVGAGGIGQELIVAIRKFYYSDVSAILVTIIVTVFLIDITTGWVRGRLFGKEART